The region CAGATTGAAGAGAAACACCTGTTCGACTCCCTGTTGGGCCTAAAGGCTTTTAAAGAGGCCGGCATCAACGTTGAAAACGCTTCCATCTGCGACGTAGGCTCCGGAGGGGGCTTCCCGGGAGTTCCCCTCGCCGTTGCCCTTGAAAACGCCGACTTCACGCTGGTAGAGCCCAGGAAGAAAAGATGCGTCTTTCTCGAAGAGGTAAAAAGGAGACTGAACCTTAAAAACGTAAAAGTGGCCTGCAGCCGCATAGAGGATGTGAGCGGTCCCTTTAACCTGCTCACCATGAGGGCGGTAGAAGACCCTGAAGGGGCCGTAAAAATAACGGAACACCTGCTAAAAGAGGGGGCCGTCCTGTGCATATACAGGGGAAAGGAGCGCTTTCAGAAGAGCATTCCCGGGTATAAAATCAGAGAGATAACGGTGGAGCCGAAAGGGGTAAACTTCACCCGCCGGTTCCTGTTCATAGAGAAACAGCCTCAGGGGTAAACGTTGAAACGGCTCGCCGCCGCAGTTCTGGCGGCTATTGCAGCAGCTTCCTGTGGAGGAGGAGGCGGCGGAACAACAGGGGAAGAGGTCTCAAAGTATCCCGTTCACCGCCACGTGAAAACCACCTGGTTCTACGTTGGAGAGCCCGCAACTCCCGACAACAACTACATCTCAAACGTTGAGAGCGCCTGGGACGACATATGGCTGTGGCACTACGGGGGCGTAGACGACCCCTACAACAGAACCGGCTACTTCCCCTCACTGTTCACGCCGCACCAAAACCCCTTTTACTTTGCCCTTCCCTACAACGACCTAACGCCAAACGGAACCCTGAAGAAAAGCGCCGAGAAAATCCCCTGGTTCAGCTGGGAGCTTTACAGGAAGAACGGCTCGGTCCTTAAAAACAGGTGGATAAGAATAGTAAAAGGGGATAAGGTGGCCTACGCCCAGTGGGAAGACGTGGGCCCGTTCGGTGAAGACGACTTTAACTACGTTTTCGGCAACGCCCCTCCCAGCAACCCGGTAAACGGCGCAGGCCTCGATGTGAGCCCCGCCGTAAGGGACTACCTGGGCCTAAAAGACGTAGACTACGTAGACTGGCAGTTTGTAGACGACGACCAAGTTCCCTCCGGGCCCTGGAAAGAGGTTGTAACAACAACCCCGGTAACCTACCTCTCCCCGCCTTCGCTCTCTGAGAACGCAACCCTTTACATACAGCTAACGGGAGAGCTGAGAACCGACATTCCGGCAAATGTCTACGAGGTAGACCTCTTCAACACCTCCAATCAAACGATAAAGGAGCTGAAAGACGCAGGGAAAACGGTTATCTGCTACTTCAGCGCAGGGACCCTTGAAGAGTGGAGGCCCGACGCCGACCAAATCCCCGAATCTGCAGTCGGGAAACAGGTAGAGGGCTGGCCCGGAGAGTTCTGGCTGGACATAAGAAATCCCCAGGTACGTCAAGTTATGAAACGGCGAATCCTGCTTGCAAAGGAGAAAGGGTGCGACGGTGTAGACCCGGACAACGTAGACGGCTACACCCACAACACCGGCTTTCCCCTGACCTACAAAGACCAGTACAGCTTCAACGCCTACCTGGCCCTTGTAGCAAAGGAAAACAGACTCCTAATAGCCTTAAAGAACGACCCCGAACAGGTTAAGGACCTCTACGAGCTCTTCGACTTCGCAATAGTTGAGGAGTGCCTGGAGTTCAACACGTGCAACCTCTTCCTACCCTTTTTAAAGGCGGGAAAACCCGTTTACGACATAGAGTACAACCAAACCCTGCTGCAAAACGAGGAAGCCTTTAACCGGGCCTGCGAAAGCCTTGAAAGCGAAGGAATCCAGATGAGCCTTTACCCGAAGCTCCTGAACGGAAGCTATGTAAAGAGCTGTCAGTTCGGAAGCTACTAAGCTTTAGCCTGTATTTAACAGCAGACGGCCAGCCTTTGGTAAGTTTTAACGGAAGGGCCAAAGCCATCTGTAACGAGGCAAAAATGTCTATAAAGGAGCTACTCAACAGTTACGAGTTCGACCCCGAGTTTATATACGAAGGTTTGAAGCACGACTTAGCAGAGCAGTTAAAGGAGTTAATGGAGTCTAAGGGCATCAGCAAGAAAGAGCTTGCCGAGAGAATGGGGGTCTCACCTTCTTACATTACGAGAATTTTCGGAGCAGACAACATCTCCCTGAAAACAGTGGCAAAAGTTTTAGCGGCCCTCGAGGTCAACGGAAGAATCTCCCTTACCCCTTCTAAAAGAGAAGGCTAAAGGTTAAACTTTTCCTAACTAAAACCTTCGGAGTAGGTGATGAAGTTTAAGGTCTCCGTTCCGGCCTCTACGAGCAACTTGGGGCCAGGTTTCGACGCCCTCGGACTTGCGCTGAAGCTCTATAACGACTTTATAGTTGAGCCCTCAGACTTTTACTCTGTGGAGATAGAGGGTGAGGGAGCAGACTCCCTTCCCAAAGACGAGAAGAACCTCTTTTTAAGGGCCTACCGCTCTACAATGGAGTACCTGGGGCAGAACCAACCGATAAAGGTGAAACAGGTAAACAGGATTCCGCTGGGAAGGGGGCTCGGAAGCTCTGCCACTGCAATAGTGGGGGGGATTCTGGCCGCAGAGAGGATTTCCGGAAAGAAGTTATCCCTCCCAGAGGTTATAGATGTTGCCTTTAAGTTTGAGCCCCACCCCGACAACGTGCTGCCAGCCTACACCGGGGGCTTCGTTGTTGCGGCGACAAACGGAGACCTCACTTACGTGAAGCTCGACTGGCCAGACGAGTTAAAGGTGATAATAGTTGTTCCTGAGCTCTTCTTGTCGACAGAGGAGTCCCGCTCGGTTCTACCCGAGAGCTACTCCAGGGAGGACGTTATCTTCAACATTCAAAGGGTTGCGCTTCTCCTCGGGGCCCTTCAGAAGAGGGATTTCGGCCTACTGAAAGAGGCGGTAAAGGACAGAATCCACCAGCCCTACCGGTGCGACCTCATCCCCTCTTTCTGGGAGGTTCTCTCAGAAGGCTACAAGGCGGGAGCCTACGCCGTTTACCTTTCGGGTGCAGGAAGCTGCATAGGGGCACTTGCAGACAAGAACTTTGACGAAATCGGAAAGGCTATGTGTAACGTTTTCGACGCCCTCGGCATAGAGAGCAGGTATCTGGTTCTGGACGTTGACAAGGAGGGAGCCAGAATAGAAGAGGCTTAAACCTTAAACAGGGCGTAGGAGAAGGTAACTCCGCAGTCCGACTTGTAAAACGGTTTAAACAGCAGAAGGCCAACGGCTTCCCTCTCGGCGAAACGCTCGGCGCTCAGGGAGCTCTTCTCAAAGGCCTGGGGGCTTAAGTAGCAGTTAACGGAGAGCAGGAATTTATCCCAAGGAAGGTTCACCCTACGGAGTTTTTCAACATCTCCCTTTAGCCACGAGAAATTGTTATCGGCTATAGTTTTGAGCTCCAATAGGGTGCCCTCAGACCAATCCGGCTTTACTAAAGTCAGGTCCGGTTTTATTTTAAGCCGGCCCAAGCGCTCTCCTACGTAAACTTTAAACTCCCCACTGCTTTCAAAGTTCTCAAGGAAGTAGGAAGCGAGCTTAATCTGAACCAGGCACTCAAAGCCAAAATCCCGAGACCCCCGGCCTTCGGTCTTTTTACTGAGGGCAATTCGGGCTACGCCGTTAAGGTCCGACCAGTCCTGAGAGGCGAAAAATTCAGAGAGCATTCCTTTCACTTTTAAAGTTTCTCCCGTAGCGAGTTTGAGCCCTTTAAGTTAGGGTAGGTGAGCTTCAGCTCCCACCTTTTACCGCGGCGGCCCACTCCTCCGGTAGAGCAGACAAAGCCGGCACTCTCAAGTTTTGAGAGGGTTCTGGTTAGGCTCTTTTTATCGGCCTTTGAGTTTTTAAGAACGCCCCTTTTAACAAGCTCCCTAAAGAGTTCGGCCGTTGTCAGGAGTTGTCCCTTCTCCATGAGGACGAAAACTGCGTGAAGGCCGAGAAACTGCCTCTTCATACATTGCGGCTTATTCGGGTTTATATAAATCTCTTCCGCTAAAGGGACGGTTTCTGGGGTACTTAGCGACCTTCCCAAACAAAGAAACCCTCCTTCGGAGGAACCGGTTCACCCCTGGGGGTGTCTACGTAGTAGATGTAGGCCTCAACGGTCTGCTTGCTCGCAAGCTCAACTTCCACCAGCTTCCTCTTGTAATGATTGGGACAGCCCTCAAGGTTGTCGAGGTCCTTTAGGGTTTTAAGGTCTACCTCGTAAACCTCTCCCTTTACCGGCAGACCCCGGCTATCGGGAACGGCGTAGGGAAAGCCGACGGAGTAGAGTTTAAAGGGCTCTTTGGTAACTCCGGTGCCCAAGTAGCGGCACTTCCTAAGGAGCCTGTTGTTCCAGTAGCCTCTTTTAAGGGAGCCGTAGACGAATAACTTCACCTTTCCGTTACCTCTCATCATCTCCCCCTCTTGGCCTAAATCCCCCTCTTTTCTTAGAGATTTTAGCCTCCAGGGGTGAATCTGTACCTGAAATGGGTCAATTTATGGAATTAAAAGGCGGGCGGAAAGCCCGCCCGAGGGTTAACCGAGCTTCTGAAGCTGTTGAAGGGTTTGGGTGAGTTTGGAGTGGAGTTGGGTAAGTTCCTGAAGCTCTTTTCTGTTCTTCTCAACAACCTCTTTGGGAGCCTTGGCAAGGAAGTTCTCGTTGGAGAGCTTCTTCTCCAGCTTTGCAATCTCCTTGGCCATCTTCTCAAGCTTCTTCTTTATACGTTCAACCTCTTTCTCTACATCTATGAGTTCACCTACCTTAACGTAAACCTCCACACCGGGCAGGAAGAAGGAGACACAGCCTTTAGGTGCTTCAGAAACCACCTTAACAGAGGAGGCCCTGGCCAGCTGTTTTATCGCCGGCTCCATCTTCTCTATAACGTCTACAAGCTCGGAGTCTCCGCTCTTTACAAAAACCTCCACCTGAGTAGAGGGAGGTATGTTGAGCTCGGCCTTAACGTTCCTGACTCCCCTTATCAGCTCTTTAACCGTTTCCACCCTTTGGGCAACTTCCGGAAAGAGGCAGCACTCTTTCGATGGCCAGGGTGCAATAACAATAGATTCGGCGTCTTTGTTGGGGAGCTTCTGGTAAATCTCCTCGGTTATAAAAGGCATTATCGGGTGAAGGAGCTTCATCGCCTCCCTGAGCACCCTTAAAAGTACCTGAGAGGCAGTCCTCCTCTCCTGCTCCGTTCCCTTATAGAGGCGGTGCTTTGTAAACTCAACGTACCAGTCGGCAAGCTCGTTCCAGATGAACTGGTAAACGGCCTTCGCTGCGTCGTTAAACCTGTACCCCTCAAGCGCCCTATCCACCTCTTGGGCCGTTTCAGAGAGCTTTGTAAGAATCCACAGGTCCTCCGGCGCGTAGTTGGTGGAAGCTCCCCCCTCAACGGCTGCAGCGTCGGCCGCGTTAAGGACAAAGCGGGCAACGTTCCACACCTTATTTGCAAAGTGGCGGTACCCTTCGATTATCCGCTCCGAAAGCCTTATATCCCTACCCTGAGCGGCAAGGGCGGTAAGGGTGAACCTCAAAGTATCGGCACCGTACTTCTCAACCATCTCCAGTGGGTCTATAACGTTCCCCTTGGTTTTGCTCATCTTCTGGCCCTTCTCGTCCCTTACAAGGGCGTGAACGTAAACGTCGGCAAAAGGGCGCTTACCGGTAAAGTGGTAGCCCATCATCATCATCCGGGCAACCCAGAAGAAGATGATGTCAAAACCGGTAACCAGAAGGTCGGTGGGGTAGAAGGCTTTAAGGTCGTCTGTCTCGTCGGGCCAGCCGAAAACCCCGAAGGGCCAGAGGGCAGAGCTGAACCAGGTGTCAAGCACATCTTCGTCCTGTTTGAGGTTCCTGCTACCGCAGCTTTCACAGCGCTCCGGAGCCTCCTCGGCAACGTTCACGTGGCCGCAGTCTGCACAGTACCAGGCGGGAATCCTGTGACCCCACCAGATTTGCCTCGAAATACACCAGTCCCTTATGTTGTACATCCAGTCGAAGAAGGTGTTCTCCCACTGCTTAGGAATGAACTTAACCTCCCCGCTCTTAACCGCCTCTATGGGCCTTTGGGCAAGGGGCTTCGTCTTCACAAACCACTGCTCGGTAAGGTAGGGCTCTATCACTGTTTTAC is a window of Thermovibrio ammonificans HB-1 DNA encoding:
- the rsmG gene encoding 16S rRNA (guanine(527)-N(7))-methyltransferase RsmG — encoded protein: MKRLRELCTLNGIELKEEHYQKLELFKELLKKWGRRINLTSLLDDTQIEEKHLFDSLLGLKAFKEAGINVENASICDVGSGGGFPGVPLAVALENADFTLVEPRKKRCVFLEEVKRRLNLKNVKVACSRIEDVSGPFNLLTMRAVEDPEGAVKITEHLLKEGAVLCIYRGKERFQKSIPGYKIREITVEPKGVNFTRRFLFIEKQPQG
- a CDS encoding endo alpha-1,4 polygalactosaminidase, producing the protein MKRLAAAVLAAIAAASCGGGGGGTTGEEVSKYPVHRHVKTTWFYVGEPATPDNNYISNVESAWDDIWLWHYGGVDDPYNRTGYFPSLFTPHQNPFYFALPYNDLTPNGTLKKSAEKIPWFSWELYRKNGSVLKNRWIRIVKGDKVAYAQWEDVGPFGEDDFNYVFGNAPPSNPVNGAGLDVSPAVRDYLGLKDVDYVDWQFVDDDQVPSGPWKEVVTTTPVTYLSPPSLSENATLYIQLTGELRTDIPANVYEVDLFNTSNQTIKELKDAGKTVICYFSAGTLEEWRPDADQIPESAVGKQVEGWPGEFWLDIRNPQVRQVMKRRILLAKEKGCDGVDPDNVDGYTHNTGFPLTYKDQYSFNAYLALVAKENRLLIALKNDPEQVKDLYELFDFAIVEECLEFNTCNLFLPFLKAGKPVYDIEYNQTLLQNEEAFNRACESLESEGIQMSLYPKLLNGSYVKSCQFGSY
- a CDS encoding helix-turn-helix domain-containing protein produces the protein MSIKELLNSYEFDPEFIYEGLKHDLAEQLKELMESKGISKKELAERMGVSPSYITRIFGADNISLKTVAKVLAALEVNGRISLTPSKREG
- the thrB gene encoding homoserine kinase, which encodes MKFKVSVPASTSNLGPGFDALGLALKLYNDFIVEPSDFYSVEIEGEGADSLPKDEKNLFLRAYRSTMEYLGQNQPIKVKQVNRIPLGRGLGSSATAIVGGILAAERISGKKLSLPEVIDVAFKFEPHPDNVLPAYTGGFVVAATNGDLTYVKLDWPDELKVIIVVPELFLSTEESRSVLPESYSREDVIFNIQRVALLLGALQKRDFGLLKEAVKDRIHQPYRCDLIPSFWEVLSEGYKAGAYAVYLSGAGSCIGALADKNFDEIGKAMCNVFDALGIESRYLVLDVDKEGARIEEA
- a CDS encoding gamma-glutamylcyclotransferase family protein codes for the protein MMRGNGKVKLFVYGSLKRGYWNNRLLRKCRYLGTGVTKEPFKLYSVGFPYAVPDSRGLPVKGEVYEVDLKTLKDLDNLEGCPNHYKRKLVEVELASKQTVEAYIYYVDTPRGEPVPPKEGFFVWEGR
- a CDS encoding valine--tRNA ligase is translated as MEMEPTYNPALFEDKWYRHWLEKGYFHADTEKVLKGEKPKFSVVLPPPNVTGVLHVGHALNSTLQDVICRWKRMNGYEVCWVPGTDHAGIATQWVVERELAKEGLTRHDVGREEFLKRVWKWKEQYGSRIINQLKKLGTSCDWERERFTMDEGFSRAVRRAFVTLYKEGLIYRGKRLINWCPRCHTALSDLEVEHEEEQGNLWYIRYPLVGEEGYIVVATTRPETLLGDVAVAVNPSDERYRHLIGKKVRLPIVEREIPIIADEYVDPEFGTGAVKITPAHDFNDYEVAQRHGLPEIQVMDDWGRITVAPFKGMDRFEAREAIVKMLKEEELLEKVEPHTHAVGHCYRCKTVIEPYLTEQWFVKTKPLAQRPIEAVKSGEVKFIPKQWENTFFDWMYNIRDWCISRQIWWGHRIPAWYCADCGHVNVAEEAPERCESCGSRNLKQDEDVLDTWFSSALWPFGVFGWPDETDDLKAFYPTDLLVTGFDIIFFWVARMMMMGYHFTGKRPFADVYVHALVRDEKGQKMSKTKGNVIDPLEMVEKYGADTLRFTLTALAAQGRDIRLSERIIEGYRHFANKVWNVARFVLNAADAAAVEGGASTNYAPEDLWILTKLSETAQEVDRALEGYRFNDAAKAVYQFIWNELADWYVEFTKHRLYKGTEQERRTASQVLLRVLREAMKLLHPIMPFITEEIYQKLPNKDAESIVIAPWPSKECCLFPEVAQRVETVKELIRGVRNVKAELNIPPSTQVEVFVKSGDSELVDVIEKMEPAIKQLARASSVKVVSEAPKGCVSFFLPGVEVYVKVGELIDVEKEVERIKKKLEKMAKEIAKLEKKLSNENFLAKAPKEVVEKNRKELQELTQLHSKLTQTLQQLQKLG